A genomic region of Rhodococcus pyridinivorans contains the following coding sequences:
- the rpsP gene encoding 30S ribosomal protein S16, with translation MAVKIKLTRLGKIRNPQYRVVIADSRTRRNGRAIETIGKYHPKEEPSLIEIDSERAQYWLAVGAQPTEPVLNLLKVTGDWQKFKGLPGAEGTLRKAEPKPSKLELFQAALAQAENEPAAEAVTPKKKKAAKEEAAEASTEAESTEAAE, from the coding sequence GTGGCTGTCAAGATCAAGCTCACCCGTCTCGGCAAGATCCGCAACCCGCAGTACCGCGTCGTCATTGCGGACTCGCGCACCCGTCGCAACGGCCGGGCCATCGAGACCATCGGCAAGTACCACCCCAAGGAAGAGCCCTCGCTGATCGAGATCGACTCGGAGCGTGCGCAATACTGGCTGGCCGTCGGCGCGCAGCCGACCGAGCCGGTCCTCAACCTCCTCAAGGTCACGGGTGACTGGCAGAAGTTCAAGGGCCTGCCGGGCGCCGAGGGCACCCTGAGGAAGGCGGAGCCGAAGCCGTCCAAGCTCGAGCTGTTCCAGGCCGCTCTCGCGCAGGCCGAGAACGAGCCGGCTGCCGAGGCCGTCACGCCCAAGAAGAAAAAGGCTGCCAAGGAAGAGGCCGCCGAGGCGTCCACCGAGGCCGAGTCCACCGAGGCCGCCGAGTAA
- a CDS encoding S41 family peptidase — protein sequence MVLQDGDTVSSGEAVLTAFRGLDNARSFGADSAGYTSANSVHPLYDGALLVLTESTYFDRDGVNLAEEPVAADHRTSSDGAEVAALEWLRDHGCN from the coding sequence GTGGTGCTCCAGGACGGTGACACGGTCTCGAGTGGTGAGGCGGTGCTCACGGCGTTCCGTGGTCTCGACAACGCCCGGTCGTTCGGGGCGGACAGCGCGGGATACACGTCAGCGAATTCGGTGCACCCGCTCTACGACGGAGCACTGTTGGTTCTCACCGAGAGTACGTATTTCGACCGCGACGGCGTCAATCTCGCCGAGGAACCCGTCGCTGCCGATCACCGCACCTCCAGCGACGGCGCGGAGGTGGCCGCACTGGAATGGTTGCGCGATCACGGATGCAACTGA
- a CDS encoding IS256-like element IS1164 family transposase: protein MTTAHDIDLRQLVEDRLTGASPDLLRELLTMFIHALMGAEADALCGADYGQRSDERVNVRNGYRHRDFDTRVGTLDVAIPKLRSGSYFPDWLLQRRKRAERALTSVVATCYLLGVSTRRMEKLVDTLGITSLSKSQVSVMAKDLDTQVEAFRNRPLDAGPYTFVAADALVLKVRENGRVVNVHALVAVGVNADGYREILGLDVTSAEDGAGWLTFFRGLVARGLSGVRLVTSDAHAGLVAAIGATLPGASWQRCRTHYSTNLMAVTPKSSWPWVKTLLHSVYDQPDADSVHAQYDRIIDALTEKLPKVADHLDAARSDLLAFTAFPKQIWSNNPQERLNKEIRRRTDVVGIFPDRTALIRLVGAVLAEQHDEWIEGRRYLGLDVLARSRTDKPADSVTEGTEEVTPALTA from the coding sequence ATGACCACTGCCCACGATATCGACCTCCGCCAGCTTGTCGAAGACCGACTCACCGGCGCCAGCCCCGACCTGCTGCGCGAGCTGCTGACGATGTTCATCCACGCCCTGATGGGCGCCGAGGCCGACGCCCTGTGCGGCGCCGACTACGGCCAACGCTCCGACGAACGCGTCAACGTTCGCAACGGCTACCGGCACCGCGACTTCGACACCCGCGTCGGCACCCTCGACGTGGCCATCCCCAAGCTGCGGTCCGGCTCGTACTTCCCGGACTGGCTGCTGCAACGGCGCAAGCGGGCCGAACGAGCCCTGACCTCGGTTGTTGCGACCTGCTACCTGCTCGGGGTCTCGACCCGGCGGATGGAGAAACTCGTCGATACCCTCGGGATCACCTCGCTGTCGAAGTCGCAGGTCTCGGTGATGGCGAAAGACCTCGACACCCAGGTCGAGGCCTTCCGGAACCGACCCCTCGATGCGGGCCCGTACACGTTCGTCGCCGCCGACGCCCTGGTCCTCAAGGTCCGCGAGAACGGACGGGTGGTGAACGTGCACGCCCTGGTCGCGGTCGGGGTCAACGCCGACGGCTACCGCGAGATCCTGGGGCTGGACGTCACCTCCGCCGAGGACGGCGCCGGCTGGCTGACCTTCTTCCGCGGGTTGGTCGCCCGCGGCCTGTCCGGGGTGCGGTTGGTGACCTCCGATGCCCACGCCGGCCTCGTCGCGGCGATCGGCGCAACCCTGCCCGGCGCCTCCTGGCAGCGGTGCCGCACCCACTACTCGACGAACCTCATGGCCGTCACACCGAAGTCGTCGTGGCCCTGGGTGAAGACACTGCTGCACTCCGTGTACGACCAGCCCGACGCGGATTCCGTTCACGCACAATACGATCGAATCATCGATGCACTCACCGAGAAGCTGCCGAAGGTGGCCGATCACCTCGACGCCGCCCGGTCGGATCTGTTGGCGTTCACCGCGTTCCCGAAGCAGATCTGGAGCAACAATCCGCAGGAGCGCCTCAATAAGGAGATCCGCCGCCGGACCGACGTGGTGGGGATCTTCCCGGACCGCACCGCTCTGATCCGACTCGTCGGGGCGGTGCTGGCCGAGCAGCACGACGAGTGGATCGAAGGCCGCCGCTACCTCGGCCTCGACGTACTCGCCCGCTCCCGCACCGACAAGCCCGCCGACAGTGTCACCGAGGGCACCGAGGAGGTGACACCGGCCTTGACCGCCTGA
- a CDS encoding S41 family peptidase: protein MDSITTVTIPALGAVSDELQQRYADAAAVGILGAADRTCGWIVDLRGNTGGTMYPMLSGLTPLLRNGTAMTFRTRAGEDMPVTIFDDGAGMGGTVISVGAVAKIADRLRPSGWCTSRIGSDDRRVVTGRKTVTA, encoded by the coding sequence GTGGACAGCATCACCACCGTGACGATTCCTGCCTTGGGTGCGGTGTCGGACGAGTTGCAGCAGCGCTACGCCGACGCCGCGGCGGTCGGCATTCTCGGCGCGGCGGATCGGACCTGCGGGTGGATTGTCGATCTGCGCGGCAACACCGGCGGCACGATGTACCCGATGTTGTCCGGCCTGACCCCGCTGCTACGGAACGGGACCGCGATGACCTTTCGCACCCGCGCGGGCGAGGACATGCCCGTGACCATCTTCGACGACGGTGCCGGGATGGGCGGGACCGTCATCTCGGTCGGTGCTGTCGCGAAGATCGCCGATCGGTTGCGTCCATCAGGATGGTGTACGAGCCGGATCGGATCCGATGACCGGCGTGTCGTAACCGGACGAAAGACGGTCACCGCGTGA
- a CDS encoding MarR family transcriptional regulator — MAPRNSDRLATRATAISGDIATIDSPSAVVALLQATKAIVSSLTSIGSEFDLTCDDVLVLDALARHGSASMAELSSHTAISGATLTRSVDRLVSRTLVYREVSAEDRRRVEVHLSTRGVETHRALEAQLAELDARAGRICRTPSQA; from the coding sequence GTGGCTCCCCGAAACTCCGATCGGCTGGCGACCCGAGCAACGGCGATTTCCGGCGATATCGCTACCATCGACTCTCCTTCAGCGGTCGTTGCGCTACTGCAGGCTACCAAAGCCATTGTGTCCTCGCTCACGTCGATCGGCTCCGAATTCGATTTGACCTGCGATGATGTGCTCGTGCTCGATGCACTCGCACGCCACGGAAGCGCATCGATGGCCGAGCTGTCGTCGCATACCGCCATATCAGGAGCCACCCTCACCCGGTCCGTCGACAGGCTGGTCTCCCGGACACTGGTCTACCGTGAGGTGAGCGCCGAAGATCGGCGCCGGGTCGAAGTTCACCTCAGCACCCGCGGAGTCGAAACCCACCGAGCACTGGAAGCACAACTCGCCGAACTCGATGCAAGAGCCGGCCGAATCTGCAGGACTCCGAGTCAGGCGTGA
- a CDS encoding substrate-binding domain-containing protein codes for MVIPLQGPGGIFGPSCMAVSELARRELNAGAGFGGREIQLEFIDGGRDPRAVTAEVSDLLDAGALDAISGWHISSIRRHLAPVVRGRVPYVYTSLYEGGEVSSNVYCSGESPEQQIYPAMRWLRDHHGVRSWYVVGADYIWPLRTYQLIGHFAAALGVDIVGSSFVPMGRADDPQLPVMAAESRCQAVLTLLVGQDAVDFHRNFAARDLHHRMLRFSPLMEENMLLAGGAETTENLFASAAYFRALSTESSLQFVGSYVNANGYEAPALNNMAESCYQGIYALSHLARRAGGLDPTRCDARIDGLEFDSPRGVVRFEGNQARQQIYLAQANGLDFEVVAAL; via the coding sequence ATGGTGATCCCGCTGCAAGGCCCGGGCGGTATCTTCGGACCTTCGTGCATGGCCGTCAGCGAATTGGCTCGACGCGAACTCAATGCGGGAGCCGGGTTCGGCGGCCGTGAAATTCAGCTCGAGTTCATCGATGGCGGTCGCGACCCCCGCGCGGTCACAGCCGAGGTGTCCGACCTGCTCGATGCCGGCGCCCTCGATGCGATCAGCGGATGGCACATCTCCTCGATCCGAAGACATCTCGCGCCCGTCGTTCGTGGTCGGGTCCCGTATGTGTACACCTCGCTCTACGAGGGAGGCGAGGTCAGTTCCAACGTCTACTGTTCGGGAGAATCTCCCGAACAACAGATCTATCCGGCGATGCGGTGGCTGCGCGATCACCACGGTGTGCGGTCGTGGTACGTCGTCGGCGCCGACTATATTTGGCCGTTGCGTACGTATCAACTGATCGGACACTTCGCTGCTGCGCTCGGGGTGGACATAGTCGGTTCGTCGTTCGTTCCGATGGGCCGGGCCGATGACCCGCAACTGCCAGTGATGGCTGCGGAGAGCAGATGCCAGGCGGTGTTGACACTTCTGGTCGGCCAGGACGCCGTGGACTTCCACCGAAATTTCGCTGCCCGCGACCTCCATCACCGCATGCTCCGGTTCAGTCCCCTGATGGAAGAGAACATGCTCCTGGCCGGCGGCGCCGAGACGACCGAGAATTTGTTCGCATCCGCAGCCTATTTCCGCGCCTTGAGCACCGAATCCTCTCTGCAGTTCGTCGGCAGTTACGTGAACGCCAACGGCTACGAGGCTCCCGCTCTGAACAACATGGCAGAGTCCTGTTATCAGGGGATCTACGCTCTCAGCCATCTTGCACGCCGAGCCGGAGGATTGGATCCGACCCGCTGTGATGCCCGGATCGACGGGTTGGAGTTCGACAGTCCTCGCGGCGTCGTTCGATTCGAGGGGAACCAAGCGCGGCAGCAGATCTATCTCGCGCAAGCGAACGGTTTGGATTTCGAGGTGGTTGCCGCTCTCTGA
- a CDS encoding SLC13 family permease, which translates to MRSVALSAVLIGMLIAYALFAPRVQIVDLVGRLGPIVLFLATISAVINLAARAGVFHRVAAIAASGRAASGPGLWILVVLLSVVSTIFLSLDTTAVLVTPLVLALAGRAGNDPIPLALTVVWIANTGSLLLPVSNLTNLLAMETGLFDETSHYVKVAAMPAAASLAVTVGFVWMVFRRRICTPTGTPVASREPGTPASSHPLLPLAGIVMVILLPLLATSIPFWWSTTAAAIVLVTAFAVTDRSALRPSLIPWTALALAIGLTVAVQVVHSLGVEQLVRAAFAHVEGDSVGTLFVSAATGAVLSNLINNIPAYLLLEPAAASGAALIALLIGSNAGPIVTPWASLATLLWADQLRRAGHIVPWRQFAALGIPLAIGAITVSVAALSLSQR; encoded by the coding sequence ATGCGATCAGTGGCCCTGTCGGCCGTACTGATCGGGATGCTGATCGCATACGCACTGTTTGCGCCGCGGGTTCAGATCGTCGACCTGGTCGGCCGTCTGGGCCCGATCGTGCTGTTCCTCGCCACCATTTCGGCCGTGATCAACCTTGCTGCCAGGGCGGGGGTCTTCCACCGGGTCGCCGCAATCGCGGCCAGTGGACGGGCAGCCAGCGGACCAGGGCTATGGATTCTGGTGGTGCTGCTGTCTGTGGTGTCCACGATCTTTCTTTCCCTCGACACCACCGCCGTTCTCGTGACACCCCTGGTATTGGCGCTCGCCGGGCGGGCCGGCAACGATCCGATACCGCTGGCACTGACCGTGGTGTGGATCGCCAACACCGGATCGCTCCTACTTCCGGTGTCCAATCTGACGAATCTGCTGGCGATGGAGACGGGACTGTTCGACGAGACGAGTCACTACGTGAAAGTCGCCGCGATGCCCGCAGCCGCATCGCTCGCGGTAACAGTGGGATTCGTTTGGATGGTGTTCCGCAGGCGCATATGCACACCCACCGGAACCCCGGTAGCGTCGCGCGAGCCCGGCACACCGGCTTCATCGCACCCGCTGCTTCCCTTGGCCGGGATCGTCATGGTGATACTGCTGCCGCTGCTCGCGACGTCGATCCCCTTCTGGTGGTCGACGACGGCGGCGGCCATCGTGCTCGTGACAGCCTTCGCGGTCACAGACCGATCGGCTCTGCGCCCGAGCTTGATCCCGTGGACAGCCCTGGCTCTCGCCATCGGCCTGACCGTTGCGGTTCAGGTCGTTCATTCCCTCGGCGTCGAACAGCTTGTTCGTGCGGCGTTCGCGCACGTGGAGGGCGACTCCGTCGGCACGCTGTTCGTGTCGGCCGCAACAGGAGCGGTGCTGAGCAACCTGATCAACAACATTCCGGCCTACTTGCTTCTCGAGCCTGCGGCCGCGTCCGGTGCAGCCCTGATCGCTCTGCTCATCGGCTCGAATGCCGGGCCGATCGTGACACCGTGGGCCTCTCTGGCCACGCTGCTGTGGGCAGATCAGTTGCGCCGAGCCGGCCACATCGTCCCCTGGCGGCAGTTCGCCGCCCTGGGGATACCACTGGCGATCGGTGCAATCACGGTGTCCGTGGCCGCGTTGTCGTTGTCCCAGCGGTGA
- a CDS encoding AmiS/UreI family transporter, translated as MVPVALLFVGAVLLVNGLVFLDRVTPRSAVAINLLTGALLVGTALVLLLPSDSASSDGLASAVAAGGFALFGFTYLTVAINSLSNAPGAGLGWYCGWVGAVALFLSMVHFVQLGDARLAWLWLAWAVLFAAFFLALTTPAAEWAGKATGMLTVMQSLSTASIPAALMLTGKWDDTPVLAVAVTQIVVVIVYVLHVADARRRYRSTTTRDRASVTTT; from the coding sequence ATGGTCCCCGTGGCACTGTTGTTCGTCGGGGCGGTGCTCCTGGTCAACGGATTGGTCTTCCTCGACAGGGTCACTCCGCGATCGGCCGTGGCAATCAATCTCCTCACCGGCGCCCTGTTGGTCGGTACGGCACTCGTGCTGCTCCTACCCTCGGACAGTGCCTCGTCCGACGGGCTGGCGTCGGCGGTGGCGGCCGGAGGGTTCGCATTGTTCGGCTTCACCTACCTCACGGTCGCGATCAACTCGCTCTCGAACGCTCCCGGCGCCGGCCTCGGCTGGTACTGCGGTTGGGTCGGGGCGGTCGCCCTCTTCCTGTCGATGGTGCATTTCGTTCAGCTCGGGGACGCTCGTCTCGCCTGGCTGTGGCTGGCATGGGCCGTTCTGTTCGCCGCCTTCTTCCTCGCCCTGACCACCCCCGCAGCGGAATGGGCCGGCAAGGCGACGGGAATGCTCACAGTCATGCAGTCGCTGTCCACTGCGAGCATCCCCGCTGCGCTGATGCTTACCGGGAAGTGGGACGACACGCCGGTACTTGCCGTCGCTGTCACGCAGATCGTCGTCGTCATCGTTTACGTTCTCCACGTCGCCGATGCTCGGCGCCGCTATCGATCGACCACCACCCGCGACCGCGCGTCCGTGACGACGACCTGA
- a CDS encoding Asp-tRNA(Asn)/Glu-tRNA(Gln) amidotransferase GatCAB subunit A, whose translation MSADELVTKSVTELAPLIESKQVSPVEVTTALLDHAKALNPEINAYISFREHALDDARRAEEEIGRGDYRGVFHGIPLALKDNLYVGGEVTTMASKIHKDFVPTEDASVVRRLRNAGAVLTGKLNMHEYAWGIDNNSPHFGSVQNPWNTAKVPGGSSGGSGAGVAAHMTYATLGTDTAGSIRIPSAACGIVGLKPTHGRVPKDGCFPLAWTLDHIGPMTKTVDDAAAMLQVIAGFDRADPTAVDVPVGDYTSHLTGDVSGLVIGIEEDYYFRDVDNEIERLVRAQIDELVSLGARVRTVEIPTLRYSEWAELATSLSEASAIHHNDLVHRADDFGADIRFLFELGELFSSVDYLQAQQVRRQLKNDFGAALSEVDVLIAPTLPVMAPDIGSSEADLNGTKVDLIDSFIRFTGPSNLTGLPAMSVPVGFNGDLPVGLQIIGRAFDERTVLNVGKAIEAGGPMGDRTPPALL comes from the coding sequence ATGTCCGCTGACGAACTCGTCACCAAGTCGGTGACCGAACTCGCGCCCCTGATCGAGAGCAAGCAGGTGTCCCCGGTCGAGGTCACCACGGCGCTACTCGATCACGCCAAGGCGCTGAATCCGGAGATCAACGCCTACATCAGTTTCCGCGAGCACGCCCTCGACGATGCCCGACGTGCCGAGGAAGAGATCGGCCGAGGCGATTACCGAGGGGTCTTCCACGGAATTCCCTTGGCACTGAAGGACAATCTGTATGTAGGTGGCGAGGTCACCACGATGGCATCGAAGATCCACAAGGACTTCGTGCCCACCGAGGACGCGTCCGTGGTGCGCCGTCTCCGCAACGCCGGCGCCGTGCTGACCGGCAAACTCAACATGCACGAATACGCATGGGGTATCGACAACAACAGTCCGCACTTCGGCAGCGTCCAGAACCCCTGGAATACCGCGAAGGTGCCGGGGGGCTCCAGCGGCGGCTCGGGAGCGGGCGTCGCGGCGCACATGACCTACGCGACCCTGGGCACCGACACCGCCGGCTCGATCCGGATTCCTTCCGCCGCCTGCGGCATCGTCGGCCTCAAGCCGACGCACGGTCGTGTCCCCAAGGACGGATGTTTCCCCCTCGCATGGACTTTGGATCACATCGGACCGATGACCAAGACCGTGGACGACGCCGCGGCGATGCTGCAGGTGATCGCCGGGTTCGACCGTGCGGATCCGACAGCGGTCGATGTCCCGGTGGGGGATTACACCTCCCATCTCACCGGTGATGTCTCCGGATTGGTGATCGGCATCGAGGAGGACTATTACTTCCGCGACGTCGACAACGAGATCGAACGACTCGTACGCGCCCAGATCGACGAGCTCGTGTCTCTGGGCGCCCGGGTACGGACGGTCGAGATCCCGACCCTGCGCTACTCGGAATGGGCCGAACTGGCCACCAGCCTGTCCGAAGCATCAGCGATTCACCACAACGACCTTGTGCACAGGGCCGACGACTTCGGGGCCGACATCCGCTTCCTGTTCGAACTGGGGGAGCTGTTCTCCTCGGTGGACTACCTTCAGGCGCAGCAGGTTCGGCGCCAACTCAAGAACGACTTCGGAGCGGCCCTGTCCGAAGTCGATGTGCTGATCGCCCCGACCCTGCCGGTGATGGCTCCGGACATCGGATCGTCCGAGGCCGACCTCAATGGAACGAAGGTCGATCTCATCGACTCGTTCATCCGGTTCACCGGCCCGAGCAACCTGACCGGCCTGCCCGCGATGTCCGTTCCGGTGGGCTTCAACGGTGATCTGCCCGTCGGCCTCCAGATCATCGGTCGGGCCTTCGACGAGCGCACTGTGCTCAACGTCGGTAAGGCGATCGAAGCCGGCGGACCGATGGGGGATCGGACTCCTCCCGCGCTCCTCTGA